Genomic window (Jeotgalibaca ciconiae):
ACCATATGCAGGTAGAGAAGCATCCATGATATCTTACATCATAGGTTCAATCCTGGTATTAAGCGGTCTAGGAACACTATTTGTTAAAAGTAGAAAAAAACAAGAAGACTAATTAACAGAGAGACTAGTCGAAAATAAAAAATCCCTTCTTTTGATTTGGTTTTAGTAACTGAGTCAAAGAAGGGATTTTTTGTCGCTTTTCTTGCACTTAATGGTGCAGTTTATGGAGAACTGAACATGCAATGAGTTGTTGTTTTATTGAGACTCGAACGATAGAATAAAATTGATGAAAAAGCAAAAGATGTATTTATATAATGAGATAACTTAAGGATTGAAGAAGAATGGCTAAAAAAATGATTGTGAGAGCAACGAAAGAATGGAAAAATGATTGGCCCAATAATCGTCCTGAGATTTGGTTTAAACTATTCCGTAAAGCTGGAGAAAATGGGACACTGGAAGAAGTTCCTAATCTATGTATTAAGCCATTAGCTTCCTGGACAACTGAGGTAAGATGGAAAAAAGTAGACGCAAGAAGTCCTGAGGGTGTAGACTATATCTATTCAGTACAAGAAGTTGATGTCAAAGGAAATAACTATACACCTGCTGGCTATACAAAATTTGAGAATGGATTATCCGTTATTAATATCTATAATCCAAACCCAATAGCAGTTTCTATCCAATTAGATCGAAGCGAAGAATTGATTGAATCAAATTTAGTAGCTGAAGAATTTGATTTTGAATTAGTAGATACTGCTGATAGACTAGTTGTCAAAGGAGAAAAGAACGGCAATGGGACAGTTATTTTTGAATCCATCGATTTTACAGAGTTGGGCATACACGAGTTCTCGATTGTTTTAATAAAAAAAACGAATAGGGAAATTCATAAAATATTTAACGTAACCGTTGAAGTAATTTATGCTGACGGAAATCTATTTGCCACGACCTCTTATATCAAACCAAATTAAAGTATCTCTTCCTGGTAAAAAGCGAGTGATTTTTACCAGGAAGAGATTTTTAGTTATGAATAGGATTTTAATCTTCGATTTAGTATAATGGATTTATAAAATAGATAACAAAGGGAATGAATCAATTGAAAAAGATATTGCTATTCTTGTTGGGAGTTTTCTTTCTCTCAGCATGCTCCGTCTCAAATTCGCAAGAGGATACACAATCAAATACGGATACTAGTGCAGAGGAGGAAGATACCGTGCTATATACAGCAACGATAAAAGAAGTGGATGAAGGTCGCATACTCGTTCAAGACATGAATCCTGTTGAAACAGAAGATATCCCCGGATTCGATGAGGTTGTTTTATTAATGAACGAAGCTATTCCTTTAACAAATAAAACAACTGGAGAAGACATCCAAATCGAAGACTTAAAAGAAGGCGACAATTTAGAAGTAGTCTTAATTGAAAATGCACCAACGACCATGTCTTTACCACCGCAATTGCCTGGTATGTCGATTGTGCAAGTGGAGCTGGTAGAATAAGAAAATCGAAAAGCCAAAATCATTCAGTATTGATTTTGGCTTTTTTCTGTGGAGAAAATTCTCACTCAAAGTAATGAACGAATGAATGTAAAGTATCTATTATTACTTATTTTGCTATAATAGAAATGCAATCGTTTACACTCTAGGTTTTAGTTAGGAGTATGAAAATGAAAAGACAGCTGTTTCAAGAGAACCTACGAAAAGAAATTTTAATTTATTCAGCTATTTTTATTGCTGTAATCATTCTAATACTAAGTTTTATTTTGTCTGCATTTAATGGAATTTCAATAAATATGCAGTTAGATAATACCGAACAAGTAGTACAGGATTTTATTAGTAAAAATATCAAACAATACGAAGAGCAACTTACTCAAAATAGCAAAAGGCTGTATTTAGATTACTTAAATGAAACGGTATCTGAATCAAATATTTATTCCAATTATTACACCTTTAATTCTCAACAGGATTTAAAAAGTGAGTTATTGATTTTAGATGAATCGATGAATTTGAAATTTAGTAGTAACAGTCGATGGAACAAGGATGGAATTTTTTTGAATTTCTTATCGATTATTACTCCTAAAATAGATGAGGAAACAGAAGTAGTTCAACGGTTGTATGTTGATAAAGACCGAGAACATTATCTTCTATTAATGACAACAATTGGTAATCCTTTATCACCAGAAGGATATTCGGTTCAAGTGATTAACGGAAAAGAAGTAATATCAAACTTAAACCAACTTCAGAACCAATATATTATATCTGATAAATTTGATAATGTTTTTGCATCAAGCTCGAATTTATTTATTTCAGGAAATCTAGAAAAAGTAGAGGGTACTGTATTCAAAAACCGATTCAATTATCACGATGATTTATATTATTCAGAAAGAAGCTCACTAACACCGAATTTATCATTAACCGTGTATCAAAGAAGTATTATGTATCCCTCATTCTTAAAAATAAGCGGTTCGATCGTAGCCCTATTGTCTTTTTTATTAATTGCTTTTGCCCTCTCTTTTTCAAAGCGAATTTCATTGCGAAATGCGAAATCAGTAGAGTTGCTTACAAAAGAAATGGAAGTTTTGAAGGGAAATCCAAACCACCGATTGTCGATTCAAACGAATGACGAATTTGAACTTGTTTCGAAACGGATCAATATAATGTTGGAAGAATTATCGAATGCTCATCAAAATAATATATCATTGCTGCAAGAAAATCTGCTGGCAGAGCGAAAAAAGCTCGAAGCTCAATTCAATCCTCATTTTTTATACAATACATTGGAAGTAATTCGCGCATCAATTATTTTTGATAGGGAAATTGCTAATCAATTGATTCTTCGATTAACTAAAATACTTCGCTATAGCATCAATGAAGAAAATACAGAAGTTACCTTTGAGACGGACCTGACGTACTTGATAGAGTATTTAGAAATAAGTAAAATTCGTTTTCAAGACTTTAGCTATATTTTAGATATCAACGAAGAGACATTAAAATTACCTGTACCAAAACTATTCTTACTCCCTTTAATTGAAAATAGCTTGAAATACGGCTTTCAAAATCGTCCAGATCTACAAATCACGATCATAAGCAAAAAAATAGAAGATAACTATTATCAATTTCAGGTGATGGACAATGGTAGCGCATTGGAGGAAAGAAAGTCTCAGGAAATCAATGATTCTTTACAAAATAATCTTCCCATGGGAAATCACCATGGTTTGTTGAATAGTAAAAAAAGGTTGCAGTTAATGTATCCTAAGGCGAAATTTGAACTGAAAATTAGAGAAGAGTATACAGTAGTTGAAATTGAAATAGGAGGAGCATGAAATGTATCGGATATTGATTGTTGAAGATGAACATATTATAAGAAAAGGTTTAATTTATGGATTTAATTATGAAAAAGCAGGTTGTGTGATTGTTGGAGAAGCAAATAATGGCCAGCAAGGTATAGAGAAAATAAAAGAACTGAATCCTGATATTGTTATTACGGACATCAACATGCCCGTGAAAGATGCTTTTGAGATGTTGGAAGAAACCATGGATTACCTCTATAGTACAATTATTATTTCTGGATATGATGAATTTTCAAACGCACAAAAAGCGATTAAGTACGGAGTTAGTGAATTCATAGTAAAACCCATTGATATGGAAGAATTAGCAGAAGCAATATCCCGAGCGAAATATCAACGTAAAGTGAATCAGAGTTTTATTCAAGAACGAGAAAAATCAGCAGATATTAAGAACATACAGTTAATAGAAAAAGAGAAGCAATTGGTTCATGATGAAGTGATTCGAGAAATGATTCAATTTGTTAATCAAAACTTTAATAAGCGGTTTGTATTCCAAGATGTGGCTAAGGAAATTGGTTATAGTTCAACACTTTTGCATAATCGTTTTAAAGACTATATGAATATGACATTTAATGATTATGTGAATCGTTACCGAATTCAAAAATCAATTGTGTATTTGAAACAGAATAAATTGAAGCTTTATGAAATCGCTGGGGAATGCGGTTTTAGTGATTACAAGTACTTCAATAAAGTCTTTAAGAAATATATCAATATGAGTGCGAGTGAATTCATGGATTTGATAAAAGAGTAGGATTTTCCCCAAAAGTGTTATTTTTTGGTATTTGAAAGCGATTTCAAATTTGGTACGATAAAGAAAATAACAAGGAGTGGTGGAGATGAAAAAGTTTGGTAAATGGATTTCAGTTGCAGGTATTTCTTTATTAATGTTAGCGGCATGTGGAACTGGCGGGAATACAGAATCAAGTGACAGTGGTAATAACACTGGAGGAGGAAGTTCCGATACATTAGTTATTTATTCTCCAAACTCGGAAGGCTTGATTAATGCCACAATACCCGCATTTGAAGAAATGTATGATATTAAAGTAGAATTGATCCAAGCGGGGACAGGAGAGTTGTTTACAAAATTAGAAAGTGAAAAAAATGCCCCTATTGCAGATGTTATTTTCGGGGGAGCCTATTCTCAGTATGCTCAAAGTACTGATTTATTTGAAGAGTATATTCCAGAAGAAAACGATCAATTAGTAGAAGAATATCAAAATAAATCAGGTTTCTATACACCCTATACAATTGACGGCAGCGTTATCATTGTCAATCCAGATTTGATTGGGGATATAGACATCACAGGATATGAAGATTTATTAAATGAGGAATTAAAAGGAAAAATTTCGACAGCTGACCCAGCAAACTCTTCAAGTGCATTTGCTCAATTGACAAATATGCTAGCCGCAGAGGGCGGTTATGAAAGTGATGAAGCATGGCAATACGTACATGATTTATTCACACTAATCGATGGGAAAATCAGTTCCAGTTCAAGTAATGTTTATAAAGCAGTGGCTGATGGTGAGATGGCAGTAGGCCTCACTTATGAAGATCCAACTGTGAAATTATTAAATGATGGAGCAAATGTTGAAATTATTTATCCACAAGAAGGTACCGTCTTCTTGCCGGCGAGTGTTGCTGTCATCAAAGGTGCTCAGAATATAGAAAATGCAAAGTTGTTCGTAGACTTTGTTATTTCAGAAGAAATACAAAATGTGTTAGGTACGACCACAACCAATCGTCCGGTTCGAAAAGATGCTGAGACAAGTGAAAATATGAAACCACTTGATGAAATTGAAACGATTGAAGAGGATATGGACTATGTAATTGAAAATAAGGACGAAATCGTTTCGAAATACAATGATATCTTCGTTGATATTGAATCAAACAGATAGGCGGTCATTCATATGAGTGAGATTATAATCAACCATGCTCGAAAAGAGTATCATGGAAATGCAGTAATTCCAGATCTTTCGGTGACAATTCCAGATGGCACTTTGTTTACTTTATTAGGTCCTTCAGGTTGTGGAAAAACGACCCTGCTACGTATGATAGCGGGGTTCAATTCCATTGAAGGAGGAGATTTTTACTTTAATGAGAACAGAATCAATGATAAAGATCCAAGTAAACGGAATATTGGAATGGTTTTTCAAAACTATGCGATTTTCCCGCACTTAACGGTTCGAGACAACGTTGAATTTGGACTAAAGCAACGAAAGCTTTCTAAAGAAGATGTAAAGAAAAATGCTGATAAATATTTAAAATTAATGCAGATTGATGAGTACCAAGATCGTAAGCCAGATCAACTGAGTGGAGGGCAACAACAACGGGTTGCGCTCGCAAGAGCTTTGGCTATTAATCCAGATGTTCTATTGATGGATGAACCCTTAAGCAACTTGGATGCAAAATTACGTGTCGATATGCGTCAGGCAATTCGGGAAATTCAAAGAGAAGTAGGGATTACAACTGTTTATGTGACTCATGACCAGGAAGAGGCAATGGCTATTTCTGACAAAATTGCCGTGATGCGGGATGGAATTATTCAGCAAATTGGGCAACCAAAAGAATTATACCATCGTCCAAGTAATGAGTTCGTGGCAACCTTCATTGGACGGACAAATATTCTGGAAGGAAAACTGATCCATATAAACGGCACGGCATATCTTGAATTTAAGAGTGGGTATCAGTTAGCATTTCCATCCCTCAACTCCGAACAAGAACAAAACGTACGAATCAGTATCCGTCCGGAAGAATTTATACGTGTGGAAAACGATGAAGATTTTACTGCAGAAATACAAGATAGTATCTATTTAGGATTAAATACAGAATACTTTTTAAAACTGGAATCGGGTAATAGAGTTCAAATTAGTGAAGAATCAACCTTTCACGAGAATTTAAATCCGGGTGACCACATTAAATTAAAGATTAATACCCAAAAAATTAATGTCTTTACAAAAGATGGAGCACGAAATCTTTTGGGGGTGTCGGGATGAAAGAAAAAAAGTTTTCTTTAGATATATGGAATAGCTCTTCCTTATTAATTTTAGCAACTTATTTAATTTTCCTGGTATATCCTGTTGGCAACGTGTTGATACAAGCACTTATTACTGATAACGGATTTGGTTTTGATAACTTTATTACTTTTTTTTCAAAGAGTTACTATTCAACGACATTGATAAATAGTTTTAAAGTATCGTTAACCGCCACAATTTTTTCATTAGTTATTGGAGTTGTTTTAGCATATTGCTTTGCGATGTACCAATTTAAAGGGAAGAAATTATTACGAATCCTGATTATTATCGCATCTATGTCGGCGCCCTTTATTGGAGCATATTCTTGGATTCTCTTATTGGGGAGAAATGGTGTAATAACGCGCTTCTTTTCCAATATATTTGGTTTTACAATGCCGGATATTTATGGATTTACAGGGATTACTTTGGTATTTACCTTGCAGCTATTTCCATTAATCTTTTTATATGTAAATGGAGCTTTTAAAAGCATCGATAACTCCATTCTAGAAGCGGCTGAAAATATGGGCAGTACAGGATTTGATCGCTTCTTTAAAGTGATTCTACCCTTGCTTATTCCAACTTTATTAGCAGGAGCATTACTTGTGTTTATGCGTGCTTTCTCTGATTTTGGGACTCCGATGTTGATCGGGGAAGGCTATCGTACTTTCCCGGTTCTGATCTATTCTGAGTTCATGAGTGAAGTAGGAGGAAATGCGGCCTTCGCATCAGCATTGGCAATTATCGCAATCATTATTGCATTGGTGATTTTTAT
Coding sequences:
- a CDS encoding ABC transporter ATP-binding protein; protein product: MSEIIINHARKEYHGNAVIPDLSVTIPDGTLFTLLGPSGCGKTTLLRMIAGFNSIEGGDFYFNENRINDKDPSKRNIGMVFQNYAIFPHLTVRDNVEFGLKQRKLSKEDVKKNADKYLKLMQIDEYQDRKPDQLSGGQQQRVALARALAINPDVLLMDEPLSNLDAKLRVDMRQAIREIQREVGITTVYVTHDQEEAMAISDKIAVMRDGIIQQIGQPKELYHRPSNEFVATFIGRTNILEGKLIHINGTAYLEFKSGYQLAFPSLNSEQEQNVRISIRPEEFIRVENDEDFTAEIQDSIYLGLNTEYFLKLESGNRVQISEESTFHENLNPGDHIKLKINTQKINVFTKDGARNLLGVSG
- a CDS encoding response regulator transcription factor translates to MYRILIVEDEHIIRKGLIYGFNYEKAGCVIVGEANNGQQGIEKIKELNPDIVITDINMPVKDAFEMLEETMDYLYSTIIISGYDEFSNAQKAIKYGVSEFIVKPIDMEELAEAISRAKYQRKVNQSFIQEREKSADIKNIQLIEKEKQLVHDEVIREMIQFVNQNFNKRFVFQDVAKEIGYSSTLLHNRFKDYMNMTFNDYVNRYRIQKSIVYLKQNKLKLYEIAGECGFSDYKYFNKVFKKYINMSASEFMDLIKE
- a CDS encoding Cna B-type domain-containing protein, with translation MAKKMIVRATKEWKNDWPNNRPEIWFKLFRKAGENGTLEEVPNLCIKPLASWTTEVRWKKVDARSPEGVDYIYSVQEVDVKGNNYTPAGYTKFENGLSVINIYNPNPIAVSIQLDRSEELIESNLVAEEFDFELVDTADRLVVKGEKNGNGTVIFESIDFTELGIHEFSIVLIKKTNREIHKIFNVTVEVIYADGNLFATTSYIKPN
- a CDS encoding sensor histidine kinase, which translates into the protein MKRQLFQENLRKEILIYSAIFIAVIILILSFILSAFNGISINMQLDNTEQVVQDFISKNIKQYEEQLTQNSKRLYLDYLNETVSESNIYSNYYTFNSQQDLKSELLILDESMNLKFSSNSRWNKDGIFLNFLSIITPKIDEETEVVQRLYVDKDREHYLLLMTTIGNPLSPEGYSVQVINGKEVISNLNQLQNQYIISDKFDNVFASSSNLFISGNLEKVEGTVFKNRFNYHDDLYYSERSSLTPNLSLTVYQRSIMYPSFLKISGSIVALLSFLLIAFALSFSKRISLRNAKSVELLTKEMEVLKGNPNHRLSIQTNDEFELVSKRINIMLEELSNAHQNNISLLQENLLAERKKLEAQFNPHFLYNTLEVIRASIIFDREIANQLILRLTKILRYSINEENTEVTFETDLTYLIEYLEISKIRFQDFSYILDINEETLKLPVPKLFLLPLIENSLKYGFQNRPDLQITIISKKIEDNYYQFQVMDNGSALEERKSQEINDSLQNNLPMGNHHGLLNSKKRLQLMYPKAKFELKIREEYTVVEIEIGGA
- a CDS encoding ABC transporter substrate-binding protein — protein: MKKFGKWISVAGISLLMLAACGTGGNTESSDSGNNTGGGSSDTLVIYSPNSEGLINATIPAFEEMYDIKVELIQAGTGELFTKLESEKNAPIADVIFGGAYSQYAQSTDLFEEYIPEENDQLVEEYQNKSGFYTPYTIDGSVIIVNPDLIGDIDITGYEDLLNEELKGKISTADPANSSSAFAQLTNMLAAEGGYESDEAWQYVHDLFTLIDGKISSSSSNVYKAVADGEMAVGLTYEDPTVKLLNDGANVEIIYPQEGTVFLPASVAVIKGAQNIENAKLFVDFVISEEIQNVLGTTTTNRPVRKDAETSENMKPLDEIETIEEDMDYVIENKDEIVSKYNDIFVDIESNR